Proteins from a genomic interval of Hydrogenophaga sp. PAMC20947:
- a CDS encoding beta-ketoacyl synthase chain length factor, whose translation MSTVTHAPLRAWIQGIGLIAPGMPDWPTARAVLAGEQAYVPAPSVLPVPSLLPTAERRRASRVIKLSLGLGLEAVAHAGADASTLATVFSASGADGHNCHALCEQLASDDRQVSPTRFHNSVHNAAAGYWGIATRCMAPCQVIGAFDASLGAGLLDAMAQVVCTNEPVLLVAYDSEYPQPLFAKRDTPDCAGVALLLTPQPSGQSLASIALRTTRAAAATLQDPGLEQLRQKVPALRSLPLLQRLAQRLAGPVVLDYLAPQQIELDVQPC comes from the coding sequence ATGAGCACCGTGACCCACGCCCCCCTGCGCGCCTGGATACAGGGCATTGGATTGATCGCGCCGGGTATGCCCGACTGGCCCACGGCCCGTGCCGTGCTGGCAGGCGAGCAGGCGTATGTGCCCGCGCCGTCGGTGCTGCCCGTGCCCAGCTTGTTGCCCACGGCGGAGCGCCGCCGCGCCAGCCGGGTGATCAAACTCAGTCTGGGTCTGGGCCTGGAGGCTGTGGCCCATGCGGGTGCCGACGCCAGTACGCTGGCCACCGTCTTCAGTGCGTCGGGTGCCGATGGCCACAACTGCCATGCCTTGTGCGAGCAGTTGGCCAGCGATGATCGACAGGTCTCGCCCACCCGTTTTCACAACTCGGTGCACAACGCCGCCGCTGGCTATTGGGGCATTGCGACCCGCTGCATGGCGCCGTGCCAGGTGATTGGTGCGTTTGACGCCAGCCTGGGCGCGGGTCTGCTGGATGCCATGGCACAAGTGGTCTGCACGAATGAGCCGGTCTTGCTCGTGGCCTACGACAGCGAGTACCCTCAACCGCTGTTTGCCAAGCGTGACACACCCGATTGCGCTGGCGTGGCCTTGCTGCTGACGCCTCAGCCGTCAGGACAATCCTTGGCCTCCATCGCGTTGCGCACCACCCGCGCCGCGGCCGCCACCTTGCAAGATCCCGGGCTGGAGCAATTGCGCCAGAAAGTGCCCGCCTTGCGCTCCTTGCCTTTGCTGCAGCGGCTGGCGCAGAGGTTGGCCGGCCCCGTGGTGCTGGATTACCTTGCACCCCAGCAGATTGAGCTGGATGTGCAGCCGTGTTAG
- a CDS encoding beta-ketoacyl-ACP synthase III yields MSTPVYITRTAAYLPFAPVGNHEMESVLGRVADRPSRARALVLRSNGITSRHYAIDRATGQTAMSNAQLTANAIRALGDAEGIEVLATGTSTPDQLLPNHAVMVHGELGWPRLEAVACAGICLSGIAALKHAWMSIAVGGANKAVACASELVSPMMRGHRFEAEVQHKVQALEQRPEIAFEKDFLRWMLSDGAAALMLQSTPGAGLSLRIRWISLSSAAHELPTCMYAGADKASDTDALQGWLAFTPQQHQERSVFAIKQDVKLLNANIVRATLAEPLETLAKKHGLKADDIDWFLPHISSMYFYEPVMQALAAIGLPIPRERWFTNLTSKGNTGSAAPYIMLDELFQSGRIQRGQTILMFIPESGRFSSGFVFMEAC; encoded by the coding sequence ATGAGTACCCCCGTTTACATCACGCGCACCGCAGCCTATTTGCCCTTTGCCCCGGTGGGCAATCACGAAATGGAGTCGGTGTTGGGCAGGGTGGCCGATCGTCCCTCGAGGGCCCGTGCCTTGGTGCTGCGCAGTAACGGCATCACGTCTCGCCATTACGCCATTGACCGTGCCACGGGCCAGACGGCCATGAGCAACGCACAACTCACTGCCAATGCCATTCGCGCTTTGGGCGATGCCGAAGGGATTGAGGTGCTTGCGACAGGGACTTCAACGCCGGATCAGCTGTTGCCCAACCATGCGGTGATGGTGCACGGCGAGCTCGGTTGGCCACGCCTGGAAGCGGTGGCTTGTGCGGGCATTTGTTTGTCTGGCATTGCGGCGCTCAAACATGCGTGGATGTCGATTGCCGTCGGGGGCGCGAACAAGGCGGTGGCCTGCGCGTCAGAGCTGGTGTCGCCCATGATGCGAGGACACCGGTTTGAGGCGGAGGTTCAGCACAAGGTGCAGGCGCTTGAGCAGCGCCCGGAGATCGCCTTTGAAAAAGATTTTCTGCGCTGGATGCTGTCGGATGGCGCAGCCGCGTTGATGCTGCAGAGCACGCCCGGTGCTGGCTTGTCTTTGCGCATTCGGTGGATCTCGCTCTCATCCGCGGCCCATGAGCTGCCGACCTGCATGTACGCGGGCGCCGACAAGGCATCCGATACCGATGCCCTTCAAGGCTGGTTGGCGTTCACGCCGCAACAGCATCAAGAGCGCTCGGTGTTTGCCATCAAGCAAGATGTGAAATTGCTCAATGCCAACATCGTGCGGGCCACACTGGCCGAGCCCCTGGAAACGTTGGCGAAAAAGCATGGACTGAAGGCCGACGACATCGACTGGTTCTTGCCCCACATTTCATCCATGTATTTTTATGAACCGGTCATGCAGGCGCTTGCGGCAATCGGCTTGCCCATTCCCCGCGAAAGGTGGTTCACCAACCTGACCAGCAAGGGCAACACAGGCTCGGCCGCCCCTTACATCATGCTCGACGAATTGTTTCAGTCGGGGCGCATTCAGCGGGGCCAGACGATACTCATGTTCATTCCCGAGAGCGGTCGTTTCTCCAGTGGATTTGTTTTCATGGAGGCTTGCTGA
- the fabG gene encoding 3-oxoacyl-ACP reductase FabG yields MNDTKKPKRALVTGGSGGLGRAICQQLAADGFHVIVHASLSLDKAQGVVDQLRTAGGSAQAAVFDVTDRVGTAAALAGLTEEGSVQVIVNNAGIHDDAVFPGMSGDQWDRVIDVSLNGFFNVTQPLTMPMLRTRWGRIISISSVAAVAGNRGQVNYAAAKGALHAASKSLALELASRNITVNVVAPGIIDSGMAEGQFDADVIKKMVPMQRAGRASEVADLVSFLASDRAGYISGQVISINGAMI; encoded by the coding sequence ATGAACGATACAAAAAAACCCAAACGTGCGCTGGTCACTGGAGGCAGTGGTGGCCTGGGCCGGGCGATTTGCCAGCAGCTGGCGGCGGACGGTTTTCACGTGATCGTGCACGCCAGCCTAAGCCTGGACAAGGCGCAGGGGGTGGTGGACCAGCTCCGCACCGCCGGCGGCAGCGCCCAGGCGGCGGTCTTTGATGTGACCGACCGGGTCGGCACAGCGGCCGCCCTGGCGGGCCTCACCGAAGAGGGCTCGGTGCAGGTGATCGTCAACAACGCAGGCATCCACGACGATGCCGTGTTCCCGGGCATGAGTGGTGATCAATGGGACCGCGTGATCGATGTGTCGCTCAATGGTTTTTTCAACGTGACGCAGCCATTGACCATGCCCATGCTGCGCACCCGCTGGGGCCGCATCATCAGCATTTCATCGGTGGCCGCAGTCGCTGGCAACCGGGGGCAGGTCAACTATGCGGCGGCCAAAGGTGCTTTGCACGCGGCCAGCAAGTCGCTGGCGCTGGAGCTCGCGAGCCGCAACATCACGGTCAACGTGGTGGCGCCTGGCATCATCGACAGCGGCATGGCCGAGGGGCAGTTCGATGCCGATGTGATCAAAAAAATGGTGCCCATGCAACGCGCCGGGCGAGCCAGCGAAGTCGCCGATTTGGTTTCCTTTCTCGCCTCAGATCGTGCTGGGTACATTTCAGGCCAGGTGATTTCGATCAATGGCGCCATGATTTGA
- a CDS encoding dialkylrecorsinol condensing enzyme — MILKKRVLVLLYSQTGQLSDVVEQMLAPLKADPAIEVSVHALRPVKPFPYPWPFFPFMDAFPESALMRPCAMEPLDIAEDASFDLVILPYQVWYLAPSLPVMSFLKSEQAARLLKGKPVVTVIACRNMWLMAQEKVKGLLLDVGAKLTDNVALTDLSPTLATLITTPRWLWFGKKAGFWGLPPAGLTSDQVSGSRRFGRALCEALRKDEEQTGAPMLSGLEAVQANPHLLVSERAGTHSFRIWGGWISALGAPGAPQRKPLLATYTAFLILLIITVVPISLAVQALLRPFMSKRFAKLKTEFELPSGSSGERMAMFSDAAEALLPTSNAASKSGSLLEEEQPHAHPLI; from the coding sequence ATGATCTTGAAAAAACGCGTGCTGGTCCTGCTCTATTCGCAAACAGGGCAGCTCTCCGACGTGGTCGAACAAATGCTTGCCCCTTTGAAGGCGGACCCTGCCATCGAGGTGAGCGTGCATGCGTTGCGACCGGTCAAGCCGTTTCCCTATCCGTGGCCATTTTTTCCCTTCATGGATGCTTTCCCTGAGTCGGCATTGATGCGCCCTTGCGCGATGGAGCCGTTGGACATCGCAGAGGATGCGTCATTTGATCTGGTGATCTTGCCGTATCAGGTGTGGTACCTGGCGCCCTCATTGCCAGTGATGTCGTTTCTGAAGAGCGAACAGGCGGCTCGATTGCTCAAGGGCAAGCCCGTGGTTACCGTGATCGCTTGCCGCAACATGTGGTTGATGGCCCAGGAAAAGGTCAAAGGCTTGCTGCTCGATGTGGGCGCGAAGCTGACCGACAACGTCGCCTTGACCGATCTGAGTCCCACACTCGCCACACTCATCACCACCCCCCGCTGGCTGTGGTTTGGCAAAAAAGCCGGGTTCTGGGGGCTGCCCCCGGCGGGTCTGACCTCCGATCAGGTTTCGGGCTCACGCCGGTTCGGAAGAGCCTTGTGCGAAGCACTGCGCAAGGATGAGGAACAGACCGGCGCACCCATGTTGTCGGGCCTGGAGGCCGTGCAGGCCAATCCTCATTTGCTGGTGAGCGAGCGCGCCGGAACCCACAGCTTCCGCATCTGGGGCGGGTGGATCAGCGCCCTGGGCGCTCCGGGTGCACCGCAGCGCAAGCCGTTGCTGGCTACCTATACAGCTTTTTTGATTCTGCTCATCATCACGGTGGTTCCGATCAGTTTGGCGGTGCAGGCACTGCTTCGTCCCTTCATGAGCAAGCGCTTTGCCAAACTCAAAACCGAATTTGAACTGCCATCAGGCAGCTCCGGCGAACGTATGGCGATGTTCAGTGATGCAGCAGAGGCATTGTTGCCAACCTCGAACGCGGCTTCCAAGTCCGGCAGTCTGCTGGAAGAAGAGCAACCGCATGCCCATCCGTTGATATGA
- a CDS encoding beta-ketoacyl-[acyl-carrier-protein] synthase family protein produces MYPLLLSAYTLTTCLGQGLDAHRDALKSERSGLKRCDFESVTLDTWIGEVEGLNQVQLPEALARFDCRNNRLVQLGLEADGFAQKVRAASERYGADRVGVFLGTSTAGILQTELAYRQRDPVSGALPEGFDYGGTHNAFSLAAFAREYLGLEGMAMAVSTACSSSAKVFAAAARQIKLGTIDAAVVGGVDTLCLTTLYGFASLQLTSTLPCRPYDPERDGLSIGEGAGFGLLERADNATPGALLVLGVGESSDAHHMSAPHPEGLGARMAMDAALNSAGLGAGDIDYINLHGTATPANDAAEGLAVSTVFGDRVACNSTKGATGHTLGAAGAIEAVICALALTDGRMPGSPGTGSVDPALPLRYQRHSEAAPLRRALSNSFGFGGSNCSLILGVQA; encoded by the coding sequence GTGTATCCCTTGTTACTCTCCGCCTACACCCTGACCACCTGCCTGGGCCAAGGTCTGGACGCCCACCGTGATGCCCTGAAGTCCGAACGATCGGGTTTGAAGCGATGCGACTTCGAGTCGGTCACGCTTGACACCTGGATTGGCGAGGTCGAGGGCTTGAACCAGGTGCAGTTGCCCGAGGCGCTGGCGCGCTTTGATTGCCGCAACAACCGCCTGGTGCAGTTGGGCCTGGAGGCAGATGGTTTTGCGCAAAAGGTGCGCGCGGCGTCTGAGCGTTATGGTGCGGACCGGGTGGGCGTATTTCTGGGAACCAGTACCGCCGGTATCTTGCAAACCGAGCTGGCCTACCGACAGCGTGATCCGGTGTCTGGTGCGTTGCCCGAGGGGTTTGACTACGGTGGAACCCATAACGCCTTTTCCCTGGCCGCATTCGCCCGGGAATACCTGGGCCTCGAGGGCATGGCCATGGCCGTCTCGACCGCCTGCTCTTCCAGCGCCAAGGTGTTTGCCGCCGCCGCGCGCCAGATCAAATTGGGCACCATTGATGCAGCCGTGGTCGGCGGAGTCGACACGCTGTGCCTGACCACCTTGTACGGGTTTGCATCCCTGCAGCTCACCTCAACGTTGCCGTGTCGCCCCTACGACCCAGAACGGGATGGTCTTTCCATTGGTGAGGGGGCCGGTTTCGGCCTGCTGGAGAGGGCCGACAACGCGACACCGGGTGCCTTGCTGGTGCTCGGCGTGGGGGAATCCAGCGATGCGCACCACATGTCCGCGCCCCACCCGGAAGGCCTGGGCGCCCGCATGGCCATGGACGCCGCCTTGAACAGCGCTGGCCTTGGCGCTGGCGATATTGACTACATCAACTTGCACGGGACCGCCACGCCGGCCAATGACGCGGCAGAAGGGCTGGCAGTGAGCACCGTGTTTGGCGACCGCGTGGCCTGCAACTCAACCAAAGGCGCCACGGGCCACACGCTCGGAGCGGCTGGGGCCATCGAGGCGGTCATCTGCGCGCTGGCACTGACCGACGGGCGCATGCCCGGGAGTCCGGGCACCGGGTCGGTAGACCCGGCCTTGCCGCTGCGTTACCAGCGACACAGCGAAGCAGCGCCTTTGCGCCGAGCTTTGTCGAATTCGTTTGGCTTTGGCGGCAGCAATTGCAGCCTGATTCTGGGAGTGCAGGCATGA
- a CDS encoding ABC transporter ATP-binding protein codes for MAITARPLLEILHLGFRYPSASKAALTDVSLKADRGEILGLLGPNGAGKTTLISHLSAGLAVQTGSISIDGQAFAQVHKAHPTRVSVAPQEYAFYPMLTVRENLQCFSAACGLASAPRRQREQESLDFAQLNQFQKTQAKNLSGGLKRRLNLAIAVLPKPDLYVFDEPTVGVDPQSRAFILDAIKALAQQGSAVIYTSHYMEEIEAVADQVAILDGGRILRNDSLANLLQAGSLTVRFTSNKALSPPVQEALAAMGAVTQQGSIIEIRPNTHTKLSAIISTLEASDQDVSDLQVGRATLEQVFLALTDRQLRDE; via the coding sequence ATGGCTATCACGGCGCGTCCCTTGTTGGAGATCTTGCATCTGGGTTTTCGGTACCCAAGCGCGTCAAAGGCTGCGTTGACCGATGTGTCGTTGAAGGCCGATCGCGGTGAGATCCTGGGACTGCTCGGCCCCAACGGCGCCGGGAAAACCACCCTCATTTCGCATTTGTCGGCGGGGCTGGCTGTGCAAACCGGATCGATCAGCATCGATGGGCAAGCGTTTGCACAGGTGCACAAAGCCCATCCGACACGGGTATCGGTGGCGCCTCAGGAGTATGCGTTTTACCCCATGCTCACCGTGCGGGAGAACTTGCAATGTTTCTCGGCGGCGTGCGGACTCGCTTCAGCACCGAGGCGCCAGCGGGAACAGGAAAGTCTTGACTTTGCCCAGTTGAACCAGTTTCAGAAAACACAAGCCAAAAACCTCTCTGGTGGGTTAAAGCGCCGGTTGAACCTGGCCATCGCGGTCTTGCCAAAACCCGACCTGTATGTGTTCGATGAACCCACCGTGGGGGTGGACCCCCAGTCGCGCGCCTTCATTCTGGACGCCATCAAAGCGCTTGCGCAGCAGGGATCCGCCGTGATCTACACCTCGCACTACATGGAAGAGATTGAGGCGGTCGCAGACCAGGTGGCCATTCTTGATGGGGGCCGGATTCTGCGCAACGACAGTTTGGCCAACCTGTTGCAAGCCGGGTCGTTGACCGTGCGCTTCACTTCGAACAAGGCGTTGTCGCCCCCCGTCCAAGAGGCGCTTGCCGCGATGGGGGCGGTGACACAACAGGGGTCCATCATTGAAATTCGCCCGAACACCCACACCAAGCTCAGCGCCATCATTTCGACGCTTGAAGCCAGCGACCAGGATGTCAGCGATTTGCAGGTGGGCAGGGCAACCCTGGAACAAGTTTTCCTAGCCTTGACCGACCGCCAGCTGAGGGACGAATGA
- a CDS encoding BtrH N-terminal domain-containing protein — protein sequence MLTPTRPRTHAEFSHQHAGHCESGVASALLRHSGFDISESMAFGLSSGLAFAYLPFVKLSGLPLIAYRTQPRALIKGLRKPLGVDFSFETFSGPERGQARLDELLAQGHVVGLQTSVYWLPYFPPEMRFHFNAHNLLVYGKEGDEYLISDPVFEAPVRCKVEDLNRSRFAKGVLAPKGLLYMLNRPADQTEVSPAALRKAVAKTCRGMLAPVPIAGVKGMRLLASKFEKLPNADPATADFIGHLVRMQEEIGTGGAGFRFIYAAFLQEAADRAGNNAWADSADRLIEIGDGWRALALSIARMIRARDPMDTGRLAQMLRGQADAEEALFRALAKTTG from the coding sequence ATGCTGACTCCCACGCGTCCGCGCACCCATGCGGAGTTCTCCCATCAGCACGCCGGGCATTGTGAAAGCGGCGTGGCCTCGGCCTTGCTGCGGCACAGTGGTTTCGATATCTCTGAGAGCATGGCTTTTGGCCTGTCCTCTGGTTTGGCGTTTGCCTACCTGCCTTTTGTGAAGCTCTCGGGTTTGCCCCTGATTGCCTACCGCACACAGCCCAGGGCCTTGATCAAGGGATTGCGCAAACCGCTGGGTGTCGATTTCTCCTTTGAGACCTTTTCAGGTCCCGAACGTGGACAGGCCCGTTTGGACGAGTTGCTTGCCCAGGGCCATGTGGTGGGGCTGCAAACCTCGGTCTATTGGCTACCGTATTTCCCGCCTGAAATGCGGTTTCATTTCAACGCACACAATTTGCTGGTGTACGGAAAAGAGGGCGACGAATACCTGATCAGTGACCCCGTGTTCGAGGCCCCTGTGCGTTGCAAGGTGGAGGACCTGAATCGCTCCCGTTTCGCCAAAGGCGTGTTGGCGCCAAAGGGGCTTTTGTACATGTTGAATCGGCCGGCTGACCAGACGGAAGTCAGCCCCGCTGCATTGAGAAAAGCCGTCGCCAAGACCTGCCGGGGCATGTTGGCGCCGGTCCCCATTGCAGGGGTCAAGGGCATGCGTTTGCTGGCCAGCAAGTTTGAGAAACTGCCCAATGCCGACCCTGCCACGGCCGACTTCATCGGCCATCTGGTGCGCATGCAAGAAGAGATCGGTACCGGTGGGGCAGGGTTTCGCTTCATCTACGCAGCGTTTTTGCAAGAGGCGGCCGATCGGGCGGGCAACAACGCCTGGGCGGATTCTGCCGATCGATTGATTGAAATTGGCGATGGCTGGCGCGCCCTGGCATTGTCCATCGCGCGAATGATCAGAGCGAGGGATCCGATGGACACCGGGCGGTTGGCGCAGATGCTCAGAGGCCAGGCCGATGCGGAAGAGGCGTTGTTTCGAGCGCTCGCCAAGACCACAGGCTGA
- a CDS encoding MMPL family transporter, with product MMSPRVRVFLVWLVLMCAGVAVVSQSRFSADISFFLPSRPTPEQQVLVAQLKDGSVSRLLMVAVGGGDAKQRAQASQAMRQQLAGGGGFLSVQNGAAAAMDSERDFFLRHRYQLSPAVNAERFTEAGLRDAVGETIDGLSSPLGMMVKPFLAQDPTGELMAILEQFNPGAQPEMRAGVWASRDGERAMLLLETQALGSDIDGQAQAVERVQAAFDTAKAKVEGTPNLDLQLSGPGVFAVKSRESIKAEVSRLLVISTIGIVGVLLWVYRSPRLLALGLLPMVSGALAGVVVVSLVHGEVFGITVGFGSALIGEAVDYAIYFFVQSGRMGLSTWRQTFWPTIRLGVMTSALGFGALLFSGFPGLSQLGLYALSGVVTAALVTRFVLPTLAGQVVSVPEPGPWVHRALGWLGQAYRLRVWVAIAAVLAGAYLWQQRDSLWDANLSALSTVSADEAEADGRLRTDLAAPDARYLVMASGADQEAALQAAERVGARLDALTEEGVIGGYDSPVRFLPSARSQQARLNHLPDRAVLEVRLRAALVDAPLSADKLGPFLDGVAAAREAGPVRRADLDGSAMALAVDAMLTPGAKGWNVVIPLRPPAAGVDMPVDRLQAALAGSGALFVDLKGEFDTLYGGYVGEAVRLALAGCALIVLLLGVTLRSVGRLARVLIALALTVVGVLAALHLAGERLHLLHLVGMLLIVAVGSNYALFFDRAAGGEALDAATLMSLGVATLTTAIGFGTLAASHVPVLQAIGVTVGPGALLALLMAAVFVYPPRRT from the coding sequence ATGATGTCACCGAGGGTGCGGGTGTTCCTGGTCTGGCTGGTGCTGATGTGCGCTGGCGTGGCTGTGGTGTCCCAAAGCCGGTTTTCGGCTGATATTTCGTTTTTTCTGCCTTCACGTCCGACGCCAGAGCAACAGGTGCTGGTTGCGCAACTGAAAGACGGCTCGGTCTCCCGATTGCTCATGGTCGCCGTGGGCGGCGGTGACGCCAAACAGCGCGCACAGGCATCACAAGCCATGCGGCAGCAACTGGCCGGCGGGGGTGGATTCTTGTCGGTGCAAAACGGTGCGGCGGCAGCCATGGACAGCGAGCGTGACTTTTTCCTGCGCCACCGCTACCAGCTCAGCCCTGCGGTGAACGCGGAACGTTTCACAGAAGCCGGCTTGCGCGATGCGGTGGGAGAGACGATTGACGGCTTGTCCTCTCCATTGGGCATGATGGTCAAGCCTTTTCTGGCCCAGGATCCGACCGGCGAGTTGATGGCCATACTGGAGCAGTTCAACCCAGGCGCACAACCCGAGATGCGCGCAGGCGTGTGGGCCTCTCGCGATGGCGAGCGGGCCATGCTGTTGCTTGAAACACAGGCGCTGGGTTCCGATATCGACGGACAGGCGCAAGCGGTGGAGCGGGTGCAAGCGGCTTTCGACACAGCCAAGGCCAAGGTTGAGGGCACACCGAACCTCGACCTGCAACTCTCGGGCCCCGGGGTCTTTGCCGTGAAGTCGCGCGAATCGATCAAGGCAGAGGTTTCCCGCTTGCTGGTGATCAGCACCATCGGCATCGTGGGCGTGTTGCTCTGGGTCTACCGCTCGCCTCGCCTGCTGGCACTGGGCCTGCTCCCCATGGTGAGCGGTGCGCTGGCGGGTGTGGTGGTGGTCAGCCTGGTGCATGGTGAGGTGTTTGGCATCACGGTGGGCTTTGGCTCGGCCTTGATCGGGGAGGCGGTGGACTATGCCATCTACTTCTTTGTTCAATCAGGTCGCATGGGGCTGTCCACCTGGCGCCAGACTTTCTGGCCCACGATCCGGCTGGGCGTGATGACTTCGGCGCTGGGATTTGGCGCCTTGCTGTTTTCGGGTTTTCCTGGCCTGTCGCAACTGGGCTTGTACGCCTTGTCGGGGGTGGTGACGGCGGCGCTGGTCACGCGCTTTGTGCTGCCCACGCTGGCTGGGCAGGTGGTGAGTGTGCCCGAGCCAGGTCCCTGGGTGCACCGTGCGCTGGGCTGGTTGGGTCAGGCCTACCGGCTTCGGGTGTGGGTCGCCATCGCGGCCGTTCTGGCGGGTGCATACCTCTGGCAGCAGCGCGACAGCTTGTGGGACGCCAATTTGTCGGCGCTCTCCACCGTGAGCGCGGACGAAGCCGAAGCCGATGGCCGCCTGCGAACCGATCTGGCTGCGCCCGATGCGCGTTACCTGGTGATGGCTTCGGGCGCAGACCAGGAGGCGGCGTTGCAGGCCGCGGAGCGCGTTGGCGCCCGGCTGGATGCGCTGACCGAGGAAGGTGTCATAGGGGGCTACGACAGCCCGGTTCGCTTCCTGCCCAGTGCCCGGAGCCAGCAGGCCCGTCTGAACCATTTGCCCGACCGCGCCGTGCTGGAAGTCCGCTTGAGGGCGGCTTTGGTCGACGCGCCCTTGTCAGCGGACAAGCTGGGCCCGTTTCTGGACGGCGTGGCCGCAGCCCGTGAGGCGGGGCCTGTGCGGCGAGCCGATCTCGACGGGTCGGCCATGGCGCTGGCCGTGGATGCGATGCTCACGCCAGGTGCCAAAGGGTGGAATGTGGTGATTCCCCTGCGGCCGCCGGCCGCCGGTGTCGACATGCCGGTGGACCGTCTTCAGGCGGCGCTGGCAGGCAGTGGCGCTTTGTTTGTGGACCTCAAAGGCGAGTTTGACACCTTGTATGGGGGTTATGTGGGTGAGGCGGTGCGCCTGGCGCTGGCGGGTTGTGCCTTGATCGTCTTGTTGCTGGGTGTGACTTTGCGATCGGTGGGGCGTCTCGCGCGCGTGCTGATTGCCTTGGCGCTCACGGTGGTCGGCGTCCTTGCGGCTTTGCACCTGGCGGGCGAACGCTTGCACTTGCTGCACCTGGTGGGCATGTTGCTCATCGTGGCTGTGGGCTCCAACTACGCGCTGTTTTTTGACCGCGCGGCGGGTGGTGAAGCGCTGGACGCCGCCACCCTGATGTCGTTGGGCGTGGCCACCCTCACCACCGCGATCGGGTTTGGCACACTGGCGGCCTCTCACGTGCCGGTGTTGCAGGCGATCGGTGTCACGGTCGGGCCCGGCGCCTTGCTGGCGCTGCTGATGGCGGCGGTGTTTGTGTATCCACCCCGTCGCACATGA
- a CDS encoding polysaccharide deacetylase family protein: MSRPSFWTPALQASAALHGAAALGAALVPGAWPWGLAAVVANHATLTVAGLLPRSQLLGSNWVRLPSSAQARREVAITIDDGPDPEVTPLVLDLLDAAGVKASFFCIGWRARQAPDLCKEIVARGHRVENHGDSHSHAFSLFGPRRMRADIAAAQTTLTTLSGQAPRFFRPTAGLRNPFLDPVLQGLNLQLAAWTRRSFDTRRSDPDQALSLLTRGLAAGDILLLHDGHAARGADGQPVILAVLPHLLRAIQEAGLRPVTLEAALR, encoded by the coding sequence TTGAGTCGGCCCTCATTCTGGACACCAGCGTTGCAGGCGTCTGCAGCGCTGCACGGCGCGGCCGCGCTGGGTGCTGCGTTGGTGCCTGGGGCATGGCCTTGGGGGCTCGCCGCCGTGGTCGCCAACCACGCCACCTTGACGGTGGCGGGTTTGCTGCCACGCTCTCAGTTGCTGGGCTCCAACTGGGTTCGTTTGCCTTCCAGCGCACAAGCCCGGCGCGAAGTGGCCATCACCATCGATGACGGCCCCGACCCAGAGGTCACACCGTTGGTGCTGGATCTGCTCGACGCTGCTGGTGTGAAAGCGAGTTTCTTTTGCATCGGTTGGCGCGCCCGGCAGGCGCCTGATCTGTGCAAAGAGATTGTCGCGCGAGGGCACCGGGTGGAAAACCACGGGGATTCACATTCCCATGCCTTTTCGCTCTTTGGCCCTCGGCGCATGCGGGCGGACATCGCAGCCGCGCAAACCACGCTGACCACGCTCAGTGGGCAAGCACCCCGGTTCTTCCGTCCGACGGCCGGGTTGCGCAACCCGTTTCTCGATCCGGTCTTGCAAGGGCTGAATTTGCAGTTGGCGGCCTGGACTCGGCGCTCGTTCGACACGCGCCGGTCCGATCCAGATCAAGCACTGAGCCTCCTCACGCGGGGGCTCGCCGCGGGCGATATCCTGCTGTTGCACGATGGCCACGCAGCGCGGGGCGCCGATGGGCAGCCCGTCATCCTGGCGGTTTTGCCACACCTCCTGCGCGCCATCCAGGAAGCGGGGTTGCGCCCTGTCACGCTGGAGGCCGCTCTGCGATGA
- a CDS encoding 3-hydroxylacyl-ACP dehydratase has product MCLLHAVREWDEHHIVCEALSHEAVDNPLRASGRLGVATGVEYAAQAMAVHGGLLAPAGAAPTQGYLTSVRGLTLYVPRLDDCAGPLRVSAERLSGDARLILYQFQLHHRDRCLLEGRASVVLDASSLAI; this is encoded by the coding sequence ATGTGCCTGTTGCATGCTGTTCGGGAATGGGACGAGCACCACATCGTGTGCGAAGCGCTGAGCCATGAAGCGGTCGACAACCCATTGCGTGCGTCCGGGCGCCTGGGGGTCGCGACCGGTGTCGAATACGCTGCACAGGCCATGGCGGTGCACGGGGGGCTGCTGGCGCCCGCTGGCGCCGCGCCCACCCAGGGCTACCTCACCAGCGTGCGCGGCCTGACTTTGTACGTGCCGCGCCTTGACGACTGCGCCGGCCCTTTGCGTGTCTCGGCCGAGCGCCTCTCGGGTGATGCGCGGCTCATCCTGTACCAGTTCCAACTCCACCACCGGGACCGCTGCCTGCTTGAAGGCCGGGCATCGGTGGTGCTCGACGCCTCTTCCTTAGCGATATGA